One Trichoderma atroviride chromosome 7, complete sequence DNA segment encodes these proteins:
- a CDS encoding uncharacterized protein (CAZy:GT1): MLLSRTRSATAPHVGADQGLKKDVAPVAPEEKGCYGCDGRFKVCFETDTGGLVSWCKDLQKASQRVKNDVCSDPVCERRKSTGGLRPPLNIAILIVGSRGDVQPFIPIAQILSKPPYEHRVRICTHPAFKDFVEAQGVEFFSIGGDPEALMSYMVRNPGLFPNRKSVRAGDIGKRRAEMWEIINGAWRGCTEAGNGMGEPIRATDVENVEDLFLADAIIANPPSIAHIHCAEKLGIPLHMVFTMPFSPTSAFPHPLASMNYAGADAKTANYLSFVVMELLMWQGLGDLINKFRRKLALDPISVMWGYQLLSRLRVPFTYLWPQSLIPKPPDWGSHIDIAGYSFLPLASSYTPPPDLLAFLEDGPAPIYIGFGSIVVEDPDALSELIFGAVKLAGVRAIISRGWSGVGDKCEVPKEIYLIDNCPHDWLFQRVSAVVHHGGAGTTAAGIAAGRPTVIVPFFGDQPFWGKMIARSGAGPEPVAFKALTKEILAESITFALTPEAQEAAKRMAEEISQENGAEDTAKRFQDRIGLDKYECEICPGRLATHWHKKTRTRLSGFAVACLVDRGLIQPPELELIRRKNWYVDEGVEHPLVGFVSALTGPMMDYTTATFDYTHALKSRPKHAPAPPEGRRQSWLDPWAEKTENGSIASNGTSPSRRINPTTFSRREMELYASRVARKSIKTNNADIDTLIRAPTLYDKQKAAWLARERGRNGRIFYLTRATGRYASELTKVTLKVPVAFFYNIANGFHNYPSVGFAGVEVRRRDQINDLESGLAAAGKEFTLGMWEAFSGVVVWPYKSIHEEGAKGIGKGVWRGSKGFFSNLGACE, from the exons ATGCTGCTCAGTCGGACTCGATCGGCCACAGCTCCCCATGTCGGAGCTGATCAAGGATTAAAAAAAGACGTGGCACCCGTGGcaccagaagaaaaaggatgTTACGGATGCGACGGAAGATTCAAAGTATGCTTCGAAACAGATACTGGGGGCCTGGTGAGCTGGTGCAAGGACCTCCAAAAGGCATCACAACGCGTGAAGAACGATGTCTGCTCTGATCCCGTATGCGAGAGACGCAAGTCAACAGGGGGCCTCCGCCCGCCGTTGAACATTGCAATACTCATAGTCGGTTCCCGCGGCGACGTCCAGCCCTTCATCCCAATCGCCCAGATCCTTTCCAAGCCCCCGTACGAGCATCGAGTGCGCATCTGCACCCATCCCGCCTTCAAAGACTTTGTCGAGGCTCAGGGCGTCGAGTTCTTTTCCATTGGCGGCGATCCCGAGGCCCTCATGTCCTACATGGTGAGGAACCCGGGGCTGTTTCCGAATCGAAAAAGCGTCAGGGCGGGTGACATTGGGAAACGAAGGGCAGAGATGTGGGAGATTATAAACGGAGCGTGGCGAGGCTGCACCGAAGCAGGCAACGGAATGGGAGAACCTATCCGGGCTACAGATGTCGAGAACGTGGAGGATCTCTTTCTCGCagacgccatcatcgccaaccCGCCATCCATTGCACATATACACTGCGCCGAAAAGCTAGGGATCCCGCTGCACATGGTCTTCACAATGCCGTTTTCTCCCACTTCGGCTTTTCCGCATCCACTGGCCTCGATGAACTACGCAGGTGCAGATGCCAAGACAGCCAACTATCTTTCTTTTGTCGTGATGGAGTTGTTGATGTGGCAAGG TCTCGGAGACTTGATCAACAAGTTTCGCCGCAAGCTTGCGTTGGATCCCATCAGCGTCATGTGGGGATACCAACTCTTGTCCAGACTCCGCGTACCATTTACCTATCTCTGGCCCCAGTCTCTGATACCTAAGCCACCTGACTGGGGCTCGCACATCGACATCGCCGGATATTCATTCCTGCCCCTCGCCAGCTCTTACACACCTCCGCCCGATCTATTAGCTTTTCTCGAGGACGGTCCCGCTCCCATATATATTGGTTTCGGGTCTATTGTCGTTGAGGATCCCGATGCTCTTTCGGAGCTCATCTTCGGAGCCGTGAAGCTGGCTGGGGTTCGTGCCATTATCAGCAGAGGGTGGAGTGGCGTGGGAGACAAGTGCGAAGTCCCAAAAGAAATCTACTTGATTGACAACTGTCCACACGACTGGCTGTTCCAGCGTGTCTCAGCAGTAGTCCATCACGGAGGCGCCGGAACCACTGCCGCTGGAATCGCAGCTGGGCGACCTACCGTCATTGTCCCTTTCTTTGGCGACCAGCCTTTCTGGGGGAAGATGATTGCGCGCTCTGGGGCTGGACCAGAACCAGTGGCGTTCAAAGCATTGACAAAGGAAATCTTGGCCGAGAGCATAACTTTTGCGTTGACGCCCGAGGCTCAAGAGGCCGCAAAACGAATGGCGGAGGAAATTTCGCAAGAAAATGGTGCAGAAGATACTGCCAAGAGGTTCCAGGACCGCATCGGACTGGACAAGTACGAATGCGAGATTTGCCCCGGGCGCTTGGCTACTCATTGGcacaagaagacgaggacaCGCTTGAGTGGCTTTGCTGTTGCATGTCTAGTTGATCGCGGGCTAATACAGCCCCCTGAGCTGGAGCTTATACGACGCAAAAACTGGTACGTCGACGAAGGCGTTGAGCATCCTCTCGTGGGCTTTGTATCCGCACTCACTGGCCCCATGATGGACTACACCACGGCAACGTTCGACTACACTCATGCTCTAAAATCTCGACCCAAACATGCTCCTGCGCCTCCAGAAGGCAGAAGGCAGTCATGGCTTGATCCATGGGCGGAGAAGACTGAGAATGGATCCATAGCAAGCAACGGGACATCTCCGAGTCGTCGAATCAATCCCACCACCTTTTCTCGCAGAGAAATGGAGCTGTACGCCTCGAGAGTGGCGAGGAAATCCATAAAGACCAACAACGCCGACATCGACACCCTTATTCGAGCGCCAACCCTATATGATAAACAAAAAGCGGCTTGGCTTGCTCGAGAGAGAGGTCGAAATGGCCGCATCTTCTATCTAACTCGTGCGACGGGCCGATATGCTTCCGAGTTAACCAAAGTGACCCTAAAAGTTCCCGTAGCTTTCTTTTACAACATTGCAAACGGATTTCACAACTACCCCTCGGTTGGCTTTGCTGGGGTTGAAGTTCGTCGCCGAGACCAGATTAACGATCTTGAAAGCGGTCTTGCGGCAGCCGGCAAAGAATTTACGCTGGGAATGTGGGAGGCCTTTAGCGGGGTGGTTGTCTGGCCTTACAAAAGCATTCATGAAGAGGGTGCTAAAGGAATTGGAAAAGGCGTATGGCGAGGCTCAAAGGGCTTTTTCTCCAACTTGGGTGCCTGTGAGTAA